One part of the Tunicatimonas pelagia genome encodes these proteins:
- the rpoN gene encoding RNA polymerase factor sigma-54: MQKLGLNQTLSQRLSPQQIQFIKLLQIPTAELEARIEQELEVNPALEEGRDNEEEVPVTTEDDFADSEQEDYSEEISVEDYLAEDEFSGYKMQGDGSYNDEDDKDLPMPTAVSLVEQLTTQLNFLRLDERRQQIGLQLIGSIESDGYIRRDLEAIVNDLAFSLNIDTDAEELEEILSKIQQFDPSGIGARDLQECLLLQLERKPEHDRYTRVAIDIIENNFKEFTKKHFDKICRKLGVDENTLREAINIITKLNPKPGGVDTGLASRTQYIVPDYILTNDNGKLELTLNSKNAPELKVSRSYSNMLQAYDKSNKKDKKLKEEVSFVKQKLDSAKWFIDAIKQRQNTLLNTMETIVKYQYDFFLTGDESNLRPMILKDIANEIGMDISTVSRVANSKSVQTEYGTYLLKYFFSEGIATDSGEDVSSREVKNYLKELVDNEDKRKPLSDDKLEKLLKDKGYNIARRTVAKYREQLQIPVARLRKEL; the protein is encoded by the coding sequence ATGCAAAAGCTTGGTTTAAACCAAACCCTCAGCCAACGATTATCGCCGCAGCAGATCCAGTTTATCAAGCTGCTCCAGATACCTACGGCTGAATTGGAAGCCCGTATTGAACAGGAACTAGAAGTTAATCCGGCCTTGGAAGAAGGGAGGGATAATGAGGAAGAAGTGCCAGTGACTACTGAAGATGATTTTGCCGATAGTGAGCAGGAGGATTATTCAGAAGAAATTAGTGTGGAGGATTATCTGGCTGAGGATGAATTTAGCGGCTATAAAATGCAGGGCGACGGGTCTTACAACGACGAAGATGATAAAGATCTACCGATGCCCACCGCGGTTTCGCTGGTAGAGCAACTTACTACGCAACTCAATTTTCTTCGGCTTGATGAGCGACGCCAGCAAATTGGCTTGCAGCTTATCGGCAGCATTGAGAGCGATGGCTACATTCGTCGCGACTTAGAGGCCATCGTAAACGATTTGGCTTTTTCTCTCAACATTGATACCGATGCCGAAGAGCTAGAAGAGATACTAAGTAAGATTCAGCAGTTTGATCCATCGGGCATTGGTGCGCGTGACCTTCAAGAGTGTTTGCTACTACAGTTGGAGCGTAAACCAGAACACGACCGCTACACCCGCGTAGCTATCGATATTATTGAAAATAACTTCAAAGAGTTTACCAAGAAGCACTTTGATAAAATCTGCCGGAAGTTAGGCGTAGATGAAAATACCCTGAGGGAGGCGATCAATATTATTACCAAACTGAACCCTAAGCCCGGCGGAGTAGATACTGGTTTGGCTTCCCGAACTCAGTACATCGTACCTGATTATATTCTAACCAATGATAATGGTAAGCTCGAGCTAACGCTAAACTCTAAAAACGCTCCGGAACTGAAAGTCAGTCGTTCTTACTCTAACATGCTTCAGGCTTATGACAAGAGCAACAAAAAAGATAAAAAGCTGAAGGAAGAGGTTTCTTTTGTAAAGCAAAAGCTCGATTCGGCTAAGTGGTTTATTGATGCCATTAAGCAGCGGCAGAACACCTTGCTTAATACCATGGAAACCATTGTGAAGTATCAGTACGATTTCTTTTTGACTGGCGATGAAAGTAACCTCCGCCCGATGATCTTGAAGGATATTGCCAATGAAATTGGAATGGATATATCCACTGTTTCGCGGGTTGCTAACAGCAAATCGGTGCAAACGGAGTACGGCACCTACCTATTGAAGTACTTCTTTTCCGAAGGTATCGCTACTGACTCAGGAGAGGATGTCAGCAGCCGAGAAGTAAAAAATTACTTGAAAGAGCTGGTAGATAATGAGGATAAGCGCAAGCCACTTTCGGACGATAAGTTAGAAAAGCTCCTCAAAGATAAAGGGTATAATATTGCCCGACGCACGGTAGCTAAGTATCGGGAGCAACTGCAGATTCCGGTAGCCCGATTAAGAAAAGAACTTT